The Christiangramia salexigens genome includes the window TGGTCGTCTTTATACTCCACAGGAGCTTTCAGCAATGGTGCTTCAAAAAATGAAGAAAACCGCTGAGGATTATTTAGGACAAGATGTGACAGAAGCGGTTATTACCGTACCTGCATATTTTAATGACTCTCAGCGTCATGCTACAAAAGAAGCTGGTGAGATCGCAGGTCTTAAGGTAAGAAGAATTATTAACGAGCCTACTGCTGCGGCATTGGCTTATGGACTTGATAAAAAATCTCAGGATCAGAAGATCGCTGTGTATGACCTTGGTGGTGGTACTTTCGATATTTCTATTCTTGAATTAGGTGATGGTGTATTTGAAGTTCTTTCTACAAATGGTGATACTCACCTTGGTGGAGATGACTTTGATGAAGTATTGATAGATTATCTTGCAGATAATTTCCAAAAGGCCGAAGATATTGATCTAAGAAAAGACCCAATGGCGCTTCAACGTTTAAAAGAAGCTGCTGAAAAGGCAAAGATCGAGTTGTCTTCTTCTGCTCAAACAGAGATCAATCTTCCTTATGTAACGGCTACTTCAAGTGGACCTAAACACCTTGTTGAAACTATTACACGTTCAAAATTTGAACAACTGGCTCATGATCTTGTAAAGAGATCTATGGATCCTGTACAAAAAGCACTTAGTGATGCAGGTCTTTCAAAAAGTGATATCGATGAGGTAATTCTTGTAGGTGGTTCTACCCGTATCCCTAAAATTCAGGAGGAAGTAGAAGCATTCTTTGGTAAGAAGCCTTCTAAAGGAGTGAATCCAGATGAGGTTGTAGCAATTGGTGCAGCTATTCAGGGTGGTGTTTTAACCGGAGATGTTAAGGATGTATTGCTTCTTGATGTTACCCCACTTTCTTTAGGTATTGAAACTATGGGTGGTGTAAACACTAAGCTTATTGAAGCTAATACCACTATTCCTACTAAGAAATCACAGACGTTCTCTACTGCAGCAGATAATCAGCCTTCTGTAGAGATCCATGTGTTACAGGGTGAGCGCCCAATGGCAGCAGACAACAAGACAATTGGTAGATTCCACTTAGATGGTATTCCACCAGCGCCAAGAGGAACACCTCAAATTGAAGTAACTTTTGATATTGATGCCAATGGTATCATTAAAGTAAGCGCTACAGATAAAGCAACCGGTAAGTCTCAGGATATTCGTATCGAAGCTTCTTCA containing:
- the dnaK gene encoding molecular chaperone DnaK; this translates as MSKVIGIDLGTTNSCVAVMEGNEPTVIPNAEGKRTTPSVIAFVEGGEIKVGDPAKRQAVTNPTKTVASIKRFMGNKYSESEREAGRVPYKVTKGDNDTPRVDIDGRLYTPQELSAMVLQKMKKTAEDYLGQDVTEAVITVPAYFNDSQRHATKEAGEIAGLKVRRIINEPTAAALAYGLDKKSQDQKIAVYDLGGGTFDISILELGDGVFEVLSTNGDTHLGGDDFDEVLIDYLADNFQKAEDIDLRKDPMALQRLKEAAEKAKIELSSSAQTEINLPYVTATSSGPKHLVETITRSKFEQLAHDLVKRSMDPVQKALSDAGLSKSDIDEVILVGGSTRIPKIQEEVEAFFGKKPSKGVNPDEVVAIGAAIQGGVLTGDVKDVLLLDVTPLSLGIETMGGVNTKLIEANTTIPTKKSQTFSTAADNQPSVEIHVLQGERPMAADNKTIGRFHLDGIPPAPRGTPQIEVTFDIDANGIIKVSATDKATGKSQDIRIEASSGLTEEEIEKMKKEAEANAESDKQAKEKVDKLNEADAMIFQTEKQLKEFGDKLSDEKKKPIEDALEELKKAYETKEVETITPALDKINEAWKTASEEMYKAQAEAQGGQAGGPQQGATGAQGDDAKSGDDVEDVDFEEVK